GAGAGCAGTAGAGCGCCAACAGGGTGATGCACGCACACGGAAGGTAGCCTCCATTTTCCGAGTGACATCAATTCGTTGCCACTTtggaaatatgtacatatgtatacttatATGTTGAGAACGCTTTCTAGGAAGACctctttttttattaatacCTTTTGCTACACACATGCAAATATCAAAGCTGCCACACCCTGTATGGAGGAGACTGCTGTCAGCGTCTGCAAGCCTAATGTGCCACTTAAGACGCATTTATTGTCTTTCGTCCCCGTCCTCGTcgttcttgctgttgctgttgctgttgctgctgctgctgcatggtggttgcattttccatttaattgaCGCCATTGTTGACAAAATGGCGGTCGTGAGTTGGCTTTCGCTGCAGCCCGAAGCTaaagctggagcagcagccgccgccacaAGCCATTAATGTTAAGCGATTTTTGAACGGGTGGCGGAGAAGGGGTGCGCAGGGTCAGGTTTTGACTCTCCTTTCAAGAAGATACATACTATACTTGTTCTGCGTGAGGTAGGCGTGGCTGAAACCATTTGCAATTACCGTTAGAAATTTATCGTTGCATAGTGGCAGCGGAGATGTAATCGAGATTGCTGATAATGTGTGTGGTCTGACGGTGCATTCTTGGGAGAATTTTAAGCTTATCCTTTCATTTGTTAAGAGACATTATTACGGAAGCCTTTGATCAGGATTCATCTACCCTTTATTGTACGTTATGTTTTAAACCTAATAAGAAGTCTAATCAAGACTCTGTAAAGCATACGTTTAGCTCTGCCCGCAAAGCTCCTATCGCCTTCAGTCCTCCAAATCCACTGCGAAAGCATCCAAGACACTTTTTCCTCTCGGACACTCCTCGAACTGCTCCAAGCAGTGGCTGCCGGCTAGCCCCGCCGCATATGCCTCCCTATAGGAAAGATCTAAGCGCGCCTTTCCCGGTCTGCAAGAGTCGATGAACAGTTTGGAATTGTGTTGGAAAAATTATGTATGGTTTACTTACGTAAGCAAGATGTTCAGGAGCTCTGCCACGATTCCCAAGTGTTGATGTATCTGGGCATTCTCGCAGATGCCGCGCAACAAGCACTGACGGCCCAGACCCACCGAACCACTTGCCTGGTCCATGTACTTCTCCAAGATTTCGTATACAAACAGTCGGGTATCGTCCTCGTGCGAGGCATCCAACCGTCGGACCTGCTCCTGCAGCGATCGCGCATAGATCGTCTCCCATTTATCCCAGGGATAGAGCGGTTCTGAGGGCAACGTGTATCCACCAAAGTGGAGTGTCCAGAAGTAGAGCAAACCACGCCAGGAAACCGCATCCTCCAGTTGGGTGGGCATCACGGGTCCGACTACCAGCCGTATTGTTCCGCCGTTCCTGTATATCAGCTGATGACGTTTCTGCCGGGTATGCAGGTAGTCCGTGAGATTGTGGGTGGCCGTAGGCATCACAATCTCATAGGCGGCGCTAGCCAGGGGAAGAAAGCAGCCATAAAGAAGCATCCAAAACATTTTCATCATTAACCGACGACCGATGCAGGCACAACACTCTTCAAGAATGAATCCCACTTGGGAATGCTATTCAGCGCTGGCCGCTAtatcaatttcaataaatatttacccGTCCACTTAGCACGGAGCAAGAATTGGGTTATAAAGACGTCCAGAAGATTGGGCTGAGCCACTCCCAGCACCCACATGCAAGTGAATTGAGAAATTAACTTTGTAATATTATCTGGAAATTATTTATGTAAACTTAACTTTTATTTAGTTCAAGCTTCTTATATGAGATTTCAAGTTTCGCGGTCAAAAGCGTGCGATTTGTAACACAGCACGTTGAACCAGTTCGGAACTTGGTTCACCTTccatttcaaatgcaaatggtgCTATGACGTTAGATACTTTGCTATCAGACTAAATGTAAAACAGAGAAAGCCTTATGGGAAAAGCAtgcagtgagagcgagagaattATACGCGTCAGCTTGCCATTCCAGTTGAGCAGGGAccctaaccatacagtatatacattGATCCGTCAGTTTATACAAAGACATACAAAGACGTACCAACAGAATTTCCTGCGTGCGTTCCCAGATTCTCGGATCTGACGTTCG
The sequence above is a segment of the Drosophila pseudoobscura strain MV-25-SWS-2005 chromosome X, UCI_Dpse_MV25, whole genome shotgun sequence genome. Coding sequences within it:
- the LOC4813871 gene encoding uncharacterized protein isoform X2 yields the protein MPTATHNLTDYLHTRQKRHQLIYRNGGTIRLVVGPVMPTQLEDAVSWRGLLYFWTLHFGGYTLPSEPLYPWDKWETIYARSLQEQVRRLDASHEDDTRLFVYEILEKYMDQASGSVGLGRQCLLRGICENAQIHQHLGIVAELLNILLTPGKARLDLSYREAYAAGLAGSHCLEQFEECPRGKSVLDAFAVDLED
- the LOC4813871 gene encoding uncharacterized protein isoform X1, with translation MMKMFWMLLYGCFLPLASAAYEIVMPTATHNLTDYLHTRQKRHQLIYRNGGTIRLVVGPVMPTQLEDAVSWRGLLYFWTLHFGGYTLPSEPLYPWDKWETIYARSLQEQVRRLDASHEDDTRLFVYEILEKYMDQASGSVGLGRQCLLRGICENAQIHQHLGIVAELLNILLTPGKARLDLSYREAYAAGLAGSHCLEQFEECPRGKSVLDAFAVDLED